Part of the Thermoplasmata archaeon genome is shown below.
TTGCACACACCGCCCGTCAAGTCATCCGAGTTGGGTCGGAGTGAGGGTGACTCATCTGGGTCGCTCGAACTTCGGTTCAGCAAGGGGGACTAAGTCGTAACAAGGTATCTGTAGGGGAACCTGCAGATGGATCACCTCCTACGAACGCCGGCCTCGCGCCGGCGCTCCGGGTCGCGATCCGATGTGCTGACGCACGAACGCGTACCATCCTCCCCCATCGGCCATCAACCCATTTTTGAGTAGTTACCACTGACTTATTAGCCACGCCCCGCTGGGTAGCGCTCGTGATCGCCGCGCGCGTGCTCCGCCCCCGGTCCGAGGCGGTGGCCGCGGCCGCGCGCGCGCTCGCGGACGGCGAGCCCGTCCTGATCTTCGACGCGCCCGACCGGGAGCGCGAGACCGACCTCGTGGTCCTCAGCGAGCGCATGACCCCCGAGCTCGTGCGCCTCCAGCGCCGCGACGCGGGGGGCCTCATCTGCACGGCGATCTCCGACGAGCTGCGCCGGCGCCTCGAGCTGCCGTTCGCCGCCGACCTGCTCGCGATCGGGGCCCCGCGGTTCCCGACGCTCGCCCAGCTCTCCGAGCGCCCGCGCTACGACCGCCGCAGCGCCTTCGGCATCACGATCAACCACCGCGAGAACTACACCGGTGTCTCCGACAACGAGCGGGCGCTGACGATCCGCAGCGTCGGCGAGCTCGCGCGGCGCGCGCCCGGGCTCTCCGACTCCGAGGTCCGCGGCCGATTCACGCGCGCGTTCGTCTCGCCGGGCCACCTGCCGCTGATCTACGCCGCGCCCGGGCTCCTCGCGGAGCGGAAGGGTCATACGGACCTCGTCATCTCGCTCGCCCGGATGGCGGGACTCTCGGAGTCCGTGACCGTCTGCGAGATGCTCGGGGATTCGGGGGGCGCCCGGGACCTCGCCGCCGCGCGGCGCTACGCGGACGCGCACGGCTTCCCGTTCCTTAAGGGCGCCGAGCTCATCGAGGCCTGGAAGGCATGGGCGTCCGCGTGATGGCGACGGGGGTCTTCGACCTCCTCCACCCCGGCCACGTCTACTTCCTGAGCGAGGCGCGCAAGCTCGGCGACGAGCTCGTCGTCGTCGTCGCCCGGGACCGGACCGCCCGGCGGCTCAAGCACGAACCGTACGTCCCC
Proteins encoded:
- the ribB gene encoding 3,4-dihydroxy-2-butanone-4-phosphate synthase; amino-acid sequence: MIAARVLRPRSEAVAAAARALADGEPVLIFDAPDRERETDLVVLSERMTPELVRLQRRDAGGLICTAISDELRRRLELPFAADLLAIGAPRFPTLAQLSERPRYDRRSAFGITINHRENYTGVSDNERALTIRSVGELARRAPGLSDSEVRGRFTRAFVSPGHLPLIYAAPGLLAERKGHTDLVISLARMAGLSESVTVCEMLGDSGGARDLAAARRYADAHGFPFLKGAELIEAWKAWASA